From Sphingobium sp. B2D3C:
CGGAAACAGAAAGCCGGCCTCATCGGCGGCGCGTTGAACGGTCTCCAGCACCGTTCCCGCGAGCACGGTCATCGTGCGGCCAGCCTCGTCCAATTCCTCGATGCCGCGCATTCGTTCCAGCGACAGCAACAGGCAGGGGCGATCCGCGAGGCCGCCGGCGCACAGGCTGGTCAAGCCGCCCTGTGGCACGACCGGCCAGTGCTCCTCATTGCAGATCGCCATGATCTGCGAGACCTGCTCGGTCGTGCGCGGATAGGCGATGCCGGGGAGCGGAATGTCCGCCGGCATGACATTCGTGAAATCAGAGACATGGCGCGCGAAATCGCCGTCCGTCCCATCCTTTACGATATCAGCGCCCAAGGCTTGGCGGAGGCGCGCGATGACCTGGGCACCACGCTGAGCTTCGTCTGCGAAGCTTTGTAAGCGCTCGTCCAGCGTTGCTTGGGTCATCCGGCCTCTCTCCTCTTGCAGCCACAACATAGCGCCCGGCGGCGCCCTGCATAGGCCAAGGCGATAGAACGAATCATGAAATCGGCCGCCAGGGCCGTCTCTGTTTCACCCTGAGACGCCCAACGATTAGCGAGGCCAGTCAAAATTCCGTTAAGTATCTAAATTTCTGTGATTTTTAGTGGAATTTCCACGCACGCGGCTCCTTAAGTGCAAAAAGGTAAACTTGGTTTACGTCTTGTTAACCATAGTTTATTGTCGTCGAGGTCGGGTGATCCGACCAAATACAGGAGTCGTCGATGGTAAACGAAGTGATCGTTGAAGAACTCAGCGAGCAGGAAGTCGATCTGGTTGCGGGCGGTGGTCCGAGCCACGAATCGAGCGGTGGCATTCGCGGCTGATTTGTCAGTCGCTTCTGGTCACCACGATCAGATTGATCCTATGGCCGGGGGGGCGCGCGCGAATAAGCGATCGTCCGCCCGGTTTTTATTTGCCATGACCTGACACGGCATTTTTTCATCGCCTCGGGACAGCAGAGCATCCTAGAAAGCCGCTCAGGGGGACCGGATGCCACTCTTCAGGCGACAAGCACTCGATCATCACAACCGGCTTCATGGGGACATTTTCCTCGTCCCTCCACTGCGCTGGCAGGCCATCGGCTGGCTGTTGCTTGGTCTGGTCTGTGCCGGTGTAGCCTGTCTCGCGTTCGGCAGCTTCAGCCGGACCATCAAGGCCGAGGGAAGCCTGCACATGTCAGACATGCAGTCGCCCTCCCCTTCCCAACCCGCAGCGCGCCCCTCGCCGGAGTGGACGGCCCGCGTCACCGTGCCGATCGCCCAGATCAAGGATGTTCATCAAGGCCAACAAGCCCGGGTCTCGCTCGCTGGCGGCAGCGCTGCCGACGCGACGACGCTGACCGGCACGATCATGGCAATCGCGACGCGCATGGACCCCGGCGAAACAACGGTGCCGGTCGAGATCCATCTGACAGCGCCAGGCGCAGAGCCGGGCAACGTCAGGGTCAGGGCGATTGACGGGCAGCCTGTCACCGCGACCATCCTCATCGAACGGGTCCGCCTGTGGCGCTGGCTGTTCGCGCCGGTCCTTCCGCGCAGCGAGCCCTAGATGAACGCGCTGATTGCCAAACTCACGGGCCGGCGGCGCATTCGCCCGATCCTGCAGACCGAAGCGGCGGAATGCGGCCTCGCCTCGCTGGCAATGGTCGCCAACTGGCACGGGCATGAGCTTGATCTCAATGCCCTGCGCCAGCGCTTTGGCGTGAGCGCGCGGGGCATGACCCTGCGCCAATTGATGCAGACTGCGGATGACATGCAGCTGCTGCCGCGCCCGCTAAAACTCGATCTGGCCGGACTGCATCTTCTGCATCTGCCCGCCATCCTCCATTGGGATCTGAACCACTTTGTCGTGCTCGAACGCGTCGAGCCGGGCCGTGCCTATGTCGTCGACCCGATGGGCATCGCGCGTTGGTACAAGTTCGACGAGCTGGGACGCCATTTCAGCGGTGTCGCGCTGGAACTGCGCCCCTCGCAGGACTTCCAGTCCGTCCGGGCCAGGCGGCGCTTGCGCTTTCGCGATCTGTGGAGCGGCATGACGGGCGCGCGCCGCACCTTTGCGCAGACAGTCATCCTCTCCATCGTCATGCAGGTCTTCATTCTCGCCAGCCCTTTCTATCTGCGCACCGCCGTCGACGAGGTTCTGCCGGCGCAGGACGGCGGCCTGCTGCTCACGCTGGCGCTGGGATTTGGCGCGCTCGCGCTCATCGGTGCCGGCGCGGCGCTGCTGCGGAAATATGTGCTGCTGTCGTCAGGCGCCCTGCTGTCCTTCGGCATCACCTCCAACATCGTCCGCCACCTCTTCCGCCTGCCCATCGCCTGGTTCGAGAAACGCAAGGTGGGAGACATCCTCACCCGCGTGCAATCGGTGCTGCCGATCCAGCGCTTCCTCATTGAGAGCGCACCGCTCGCGCTGATCGATGGCACGCTCTCGGTCCTCACCATGGTGATGATGTTCCTGATCGCGCCCAACCTTGCGCCGATCACGCTGGTCGGGCTCGTCCTTTATTCCGGCGTTCGGCTGGCCTTGCTCGCACGCGAGAAGCAGCGTGAGGCGGAATATGTGAAGGCCCTCGCCCGTGAACAGGGCACGCTCATCGAGACATTGCGCGGCATGGTGACGCTGCGCCTCGCCGGCCGCGAAGCGATGCGCCACAGCTACTGGCAGAACCGACTGACCGAAGCGCTCGGCGCGCGCTACCAGCACGAGCGCGTCAAGGCCTGGCACGAGACTGCCAAGACGATGATCCCCGCGCTGGAGCTGGTGATCGTCATTTTCGTCGCCGCACGCGCCAATATGAATGGCGCCCTCACGCTTGGCACCCTGTTCGCCTATCTCGCCTTTCGCACGCAATTTGTGCAGGCTGGCCAGTCCCTGCTGGATGAAGGCGTCAAGCTTCGCCTGCTCGAACTCCACCTCGATCAGCTCGCGGACATTGTGCAGAGCGATGAGGACGCAGGCTTTGCCGAACCGCTCAACCATGCCGGCTTCTCCGGCCGGATAGAACTGCGCGATGTGCATTTCTCCTATGGCCCGCACGATCCGCCGGTGCTGCGGGGCGTCGATCTCGTCATCGAGCCGGGCGATCATGTCGCGATCACCGGCGCTTCCGGCAGCGGCAAGACCACGCTCGCCAAGACCATCCTTGGCCTGATCGATCCGACCAAGGGGCAGGTGCTGATCGACGGCCAGCCACTGCCGCAGTTCGGCCGCCGCGCCTTTCGCCAGCATGTCGCCGCAGTGCTGCAGGACGACGTGCTCTATGCCGGGTCCATTGCCGATAATGTGGCGGCATTTGGGGAGATCGACCCGGATCGCCTGCGGGATTGCCTCAAAGCCGCCGCCATTCTGGAGGACATCGAGGCGATGCCGATGCGGACCGAGACGCTGGTCGGGGATATGGGCTCAACCCTGTCCGGCGGTCAGAAGCAGCGCATCCTGCTCGCCCGCGCGCTCTATCGTCAGCCGGCGGTGCTGCTACTGGATGAAGGCACCGCCCATCTCGACCTGGAGCATGAGGCCATGGTTAATCGCGCCGTGGCTGCGTTGGGCATCACCCGGCTCATTATCGCGCATCGGCCGGAGACGATTGCCGCCGCCGACAGGGTCATCAGGGTGGAGAACGGGGTGGTCACGAGCGATAGTCATTCGCGGTCGACGACAAGCTAGAGCAAGCATAACGCCAGTTTCATACCGCAGACGGTGCGCTAGCGCGTCGCGACGAACAGTCGGCCCAAGCTATCGAAGACCGCCGCCGCACCTCCCTGCCTGCCCCTCGCACAAGCCTTTCCATCTCTTGTGAACAACTTGTTCATAGTTTCCTGACATTGACGTCCACTGGCGACTGAACCGCCCGAGTGTGGACCAATGTTGCGATTGCGCCTCCTTGCGAGACTGACCCGGTCGGCTCGCAGCCTCATCCTCGCCGCGGCATGCCTCATCGGCATGATCGTGATGATGAGTGGCGCCGGCACGTCGCTGGACAATTTGACCCGCACCGAGCGCTACCAGCACTTCCCCAAGAAGCCCAGCGGCGAGCTGGTTATCGTTAAGATCGACACGCCCAGCATCAAGGCGCTGGGTACGTGGCCCTGGCCGCGCGGGCGCCATGGCGAGCTGATCGATGCCCTGAACCGAGCCGGCGCCGAGCGCATCGTCTCCAACATCATTTTCGATCAACCGGCGGCGGACCCGGCGCAGGACGACCGGCTCATCAAGGCGCTCGCAGCCTCGAAGGCCGATGTCTATCTGGCCGCGCTACTGGAAAATCGCTCCAATGGGCGGGCAACCTACGAGGCGCTGCCGACGGAGGCGTTGCTGCCCTACGTCACGCCCGTCAACGTATGGCTGCATAGCGATCCCGACCAATATTATCGGCGATTGGTGCTCAATGCCCCGGTCCTGGGTACGGAATTGCGCGATATTTCCCAGGCGCTTGCCGGCACCAACTATCCGGGTGAAGGCTCCTTCCCCATCGACTGGTCCTATTGGTGGAACCAGATCGACCATATCTCCTATTCGGACGTGCTGGCCGGCAAATTCCCCAAGGACTTTTTTAGGGGCAAGAAGGTCCTGGTCGGTATCGATGCCTTCGGCTTCGGCGACCAGTTTAACGTCCCCTATCATGAGAAGCTCTCCAGCCTTTATGTCTTTGCCGCCGCAGCGGAAACGCTGATCGCCGGACTGCCGGTCGAGGTGGGGCCGTGGCCGGCGATGGTGCTCGCGCTGGCGCTGATCGGCCTCTCCTTTCTGCTCAAGCCGCGCTTTCGCTACCCGCTCTATCTGGCTGGAACCATCGGGCTGGTGCCCGCGCAGATTTACACGGAACATCTGACGCTCTGGCGGCCGGATGTCGGCCCGGCGATCCTCACGCTGGTCGCGGCGCTGGTCGCCCAGTCGCTCCTCAGCGTCGCGCAGGCCCTGCTCGATCGCAGCACCAAATCGGCCGAAGCGGGCCTCCCCAATCTGGCCGCGATGGTGCTCAACGAGGGCGAAGAAGGCGTGACGATCGTTGTCAGCCTGCGCAATTACGTGGAAACGACGGCGCTGCTTGGCCTCGCGGCGCAGGGCACGCTGCTCGCCAAAATCCGCGACCGCCTCATCCTCGCCGCAGGCCACGAGCGAATTTACCAGATCGACAATCACAGCTTTGCCTGGCGGAGCCGGGAGGATGTGCCTCAGGTGGTCGACAGTCTCGAGGGTCTGGAAGCGCTGTTCGCGCCGGGGGTTCAGGTCGAACAGCTCACCGTCGACATCACTTTGCACGCAGGCTTTTGCGACAAGCCGGACATGAGCGTGTCGGAAGCCATTCCCAAGGCAGTCCTCGCGGCGACGAATGCTACCAATCGCGGCATCCTGTGGGAGCGCTACGAGACCGAGGAGGATGAGCTGTTCTGGAAGCTCTCCATCCTCAACGAGTTCGAGCAGGCATTGCGCCGCGGCGATGTGTGGGTGGCCTATCAGCCCAAGCTGGACCTGCACGGCAATCGCATCACCAGCGCCGAAGCGCTGATCCGCTGGATTCACCCCGAGCGCGGCTTCATCCGGCCGGACCGGTTCGTCCGCGCCATCGAGGATGCGGGGCGGATCGAGCGGCTGACGCTCTATGTGCTCGAACGCGCCATTGCCGACTTCGCGCCGCTCAATCTCTCGGTCGCGGTCAATCTCTCGATGCGCATGGTCGGCAAGAACAAGCTGGAGGCGCCGCTTCGCCTGCTGCTGGATACCTACGGAATGCCTGCCGAAAATCTTACGCTGGAGATTACAGAATCGGCCAGCATGGCGGACGAACAGGGCATCGCCGAACTGGAGTCGCTCCGGGCGATGGGCGTGCATATCTCCATCGATGATTATGGCACCGGCCAATCAACGCTATCCTATCTCAAGCGCTTGCCGGCGTCCGAACTCAAGATCGACCAGAGCTTCGTGCGGCAAATCCTCACCAGCCGCAGCGATGCTGTGTTGATCAATTCCACCATCAAGCTGGCCCATGAGCTCGACATGCAGGTGGTTGCCGAGGGCGTGGAGGACGAGAATGTCCTGCAGGCACTGGCCGCCATGGAATGCGACATCATCCAGGGCTATCATATCGGTCGCCCGGTGGCGCTTCCCGACTTTCTCGCCAATCTGCAGGCGGCGAACCGCAAGGCTGCGAGCCGAGCCCGCAAGAGCGCCCTTTCCGCAGCATAACAGGCAACGAAAAAGGCGCCGGATCATCAAAGACCCGGCGCCTTTTGGCGTTTATGTCGGTCTACTTACCGTACCGAACCGCGACGGACCAGATTGACGATCGCGAGCAGCACAATGGCGCCAAGCAGCGAAACGATGATCGAGGTCAGATTGATCGCGCCCGACGTGATCGGGGCGGCGCCGAGGATCGGGGAAAGCAGGAAGCCGGCGAGAACCGCACCGACAATACCCACCACGATATTCAGCAAAATGCCTTGCTGGGCATCGGTGCGCATGATCAGACTGGCAAGCCAACCAACAATGCCACCGACAATAAGAAGAATGATAAGGCCCATATTCCGTCTCCCTCAGTGATGTTGAAGGCAAAACAATTGTCTGAGGAATTCGTTCCGTTCTTGCTGAACGGATAGTTGACAAAGGCCGTCATCTTGAATCGAGCACAGAGTGCGACATGGGCCCATCCTGCGGCCGTAACTTTACACAAGTTACAGGCCCAATTGCGCCTCGATCACGCGCCGCAAGTCTTCGAGGCGATAGGGCTTCTTGAGAATGGCGACCGCGTTCCGATGCTCCGCCCCGTCCATCGCGTCTCCCGCGCCGGTGGCGAAGGCGAACGGGACACCCTTGTCCGCGAGACGGGCCGCGACGGGAAGGCTGTCTTCCTCATCCCCAAGTTTGAGATCGAGCAGCCCGAAATCGAACGCGACCTCGTTCACGAATGCCAGCGCCTCGGCGAGGTTGGCGGCCACCCGCACATCCGTGATGCCCAGGTCTTCGAGCAGGGCTTCGGTATTCATCGCGATGATCGGATTATCTTCGACCAGAAGAACGGCGTGGGGGCGTGGCGACAAGGGCGAGCCTGTTAGCAAGGATTGACAGGTTAATTATGCGCACCCGCCCGAGGCGATCCATAGCGTTGCGATGGACCGAACCAAGTGCGGGTCTTTACGCTTGTTTCGAGATTAAAGGCTGGCGACCTTGTCGAGATCCGCCAGCATCTCAGTATGAGAGACTGCACGGCTCTTCGAGCGCCCGCTCTTCTCACCCTCGTCGCCGAGCATATCTTCCAGGCTCCGGCGCGCGCGCGCGACGCGGCTTTTCATCGTGCCGACCGCACATTGGGCGATGTCCGCGGCTTCCTCATAGCTGAAGCCACCGGCCCCGACGAGCAGCAAAGCCTCGCGACGTTCGGGCGACAGGCGCATCATCGCGGCCCGCAGATCGCCCATGTGAAGGCCGTCTTCCTGCCCGGCGGGCTGGCTCAGCAGCTTTTCGGCAAGGTCGGGATCATAATCGCCGCGGAACCGGTTGCGTCGCGCTTCGCTCAGATAGACGTTGCGCAGAATGACGAACGTCCAGCTGCGCATGCTCGTGCCGGGCTGGAAGGAATCCCGCGCGGCCCAAGCCTTGAGCATCGTTTCCTGAACGAGGTCGTCGGCATAGTCCGGGCGACCGCACAGGCCTCTCGCGAAAGCGCGAAGGTGCGGAAGTACGCCGGTCATCTCCGTACGAAAATCATAATTTTTCGGGATGTTACTGGCTGTCACCGCTTTTATCCAGCTTCTTGAGGAGCGCCACGAAGTCGTCCGGCAATTGCTCGTCGACGACTTCATCGTACATCCGCCTCAAGCCTTCGGCCCAAACAGGTTTTGCGCGACCACTGCGCTGCACGGAGTTCTTTCCGGGCTTTTCAGGCGTGCTGGACATGCCCCTACTTGCCTCGCAGAATATAGAATTGTTGAGATGTGACTGCACAACCGTTCCCAAAACCTCTGAAATCCAATTCCCGCCCCCTCGTAAAGTGACTGATGTGCGTTCCGGCGCGCAGCTCACGCCGCGACAGCGCGCAACATCCAGACATTTTCCTCATGCTTTCCGATGCGAGCTGTCAACATGTCTGCACTAAAGACATCGTCGCCTTCTTCGGCGACCGCGACGGCCTCACGAAGACGCCGGGCGACCGCTTCATTATCGTTGATCAGCGCATCGATCATTTCGGCAGAGGACTGGACCGTCTTGCTGCTCTCCACCACGCTGCGCTCGGCATAGTCGCCAAAGGCTGCAGGGGCGATGTGGCCGAGTGCCCGAATGCGCTCCGCCAGCGCGTCGATGGCCAACGCCAGATCCTCATATTGGGCTTCGGTCAGCTTGTGCAGGCCAAAGAAGCTCGGCCCGACGATGTTCCAGTGTACACCCAGCGTCTTGAGATACAGCGAGAAACTGTCAGCCAGAGCATCGGCAAGCTTGTCGGCAATCGCATCGACATTCTGCCGATCGATCCCGGTGTTGAAGGCCGCATCTTTCGGCTTTGCATTCAGGGCGCTATTCGCCATCACTGATCTCCGCTGGGGGCGTACGAGTGGGGGAACGATCCCAAGGGGAAAGAGTTCCGATCTAACGGATCACGGCGCTTTGGCACCTCTTTGGTAATTTGGGTTCATGGTGAATTGGGATATTGGCAAACGTGCCAAGCGACGCTTCGATAGCTGGTTAAGAGAGTATCCCCGGGCAACGCCGATCGGGGTCTTCCTGTTTTCGCTTACGCTTGTCGGGGCCAGCGCCTGGTCCGTCGAAGTCGCGTCCGAGCGGACGCGGCGAGCGGCCGCTGTCATGCAGGCCGGGGAGATCGTGGCCGCTCTGCAGCGGCAGGCAGCCGCAAGTTCCGCCTATTTCCAGGCCACCAGCGCGCTCTTTCTCAGCGCAGACGGGGTCAGCCCCGAGTTCTTCCGCGACTTCATCACCCGCCTCCGCCAGGATTACGATTTTACGGGTGTCGTGGCCATTGGCTGGGCGCGCCACGCCACCGCCGCGGAACTGCCGGAACTAACCTCAAGAATGCGGGAAGCGGGATATGAGAACTTTGCCGTCAACCCGGCCCCCGCGCAATCAAGGCAGCCGATGTATATCATCACCATCGTCGAGCCTAACTCCCTGGCAAATCGTCGCGTTCTCGGCTTCGATATTCACAGCGACGCACGGCGCGCTGCTGCCATCGACCGGGCTCTGCGCACCCGCTCGATGGCCGCAACAGACCCGGTCAAGCTGAAGGTCGACGAGAATGCCGACCACAACACCGGCATCGTCGTGCTGCTGCCGGTCGCGCAGAATGATGAGGGGCCAGTCAATGGCTTCATCTATGGCGCCATCCGGGTCGAGGAATTCATTCGCGCTGCCGTGAAACCGTCCCTGCTGGAAACCGGCCGGATCGAGATTTTCGATACGACACCGGATGGGCAGGAGCGCATCTTTGCCGCCGGCGATAGCGAGAGAGTGGAAAGGCCGCTGGAGCAGCGCTTTTCCCTGTTCGATCAGCAATGGTCCGTGCGCTTCTATCCGGCCGGTGAGCACTGGCTCTACCCCCTCACACTGGTCGTACTGGTCGGCGGCGTCTCCTTTTCGATGTTGCTGCTCGCCTACATTCTGCTCGTGCAGCGCCGCAACGAGGATCTCGTCGCGCTCGTCAATGCGCAGGCCGAGCGCGAGGCGGAACGCGCCGCCTTCGTGCGCGAACTCAATCACCGGGTGAAGAACTCACTCTCCAACGTCACGTCAATCATCGCCCTGACCCGTCGAAACGCGACCGACATTAACAGCTTTGCCGACAATCTGATGGAGCGAGTGCGCGCGTTGGCCGCCAGCCACTCATTGCTGGATGGCGCGCAATGGGGGCCAACGGACCTCAAGGCGCTGATCGAGACTCAGTTGGGATCACATGGCCACGCCCGCGGTCGCATTGTGTCCGATGGCCCCAATGTGCTGATCTCGCCCAACGATGCGCTGTCCATCGGCTTGGCACTGCACGAGCTGCTCACCAACGCGACACGATATGGCGCCTTGTCCGCCGATCAGGGCGAAGTGCATCTGCACTGGTCGGTGGGAGACGAGAAGATCTCGGTATCATGGGAAGAGCGCGGCGGCCCGCCGGTCGTGGAGCCGGTCAAGCGCGGCTTTGGCCTGAACCTGATCGAACGCGCGTTGGCCCATGAGCTGGGAACGCCCATCCGCATCGACTTTTTGTCGAGCGGCCTCATGTGCACGTTCGACATCCCCCTGCGCAAACCGAAATCGTTCCAGTTGCGCAGGAAGGATGGCGCAGCTTAACGCAGCGGCGCTGTGGACCCGAAGAACGCGACCTGCCCGATGGTGGCGCGAACGAAGTCGTCGCTGAACGGCTTGGTGATCAGATAGGTCGGCTCGGGGCGTTCGCCGGTGAGCAGGCGTTCCGGGAAGGCGGTGATGAAGATCACCGGGACCGAGAACTTGCCTAGGATCTCGTTGACCGCATCGATCCCCGAACTGCCGTCCGCCAGCTGAATATCGGCCAGCACGAGATCCGGTCGGTGCTGATCGAACAAAGCTACCGCCTGCGCGTGCGTCGCAGCGGTGCCCACCGCAACATGGCCGATGGAGGTCACGATCTCCTCGATCTGGAAGGCGATGAGCGGCTCATCCTCGATAATCAGCACGTTGAGGCGGCTGCTGGAATCGATATCCGCCAGCGCGCTGTCGATCATCTCGCGAACATCGTCCTCAGGGCAGTCGAGAATCTCAGCGATCTCGCTTTCCGAAAAATCTTCCACGGCGTTCAGCAGCAGCGCCTGACGTGCCAGTGGCGTCACCAGTTCGAGGCGATTGCTGGCAGTCGTGCCTTCATCCGAGCCGAGGCCGCCGCTCATCGACAGCTCGGCGCCGGCTGAAGCGTAGATGCGCGAGAAGGCACTGAACAGCCCGGTCCGCGACGTGGAGATTTGCTCGCGAAGGCTGGAATCGGCCAACGCCGCCTCCAGAAGCTCCCGCACGAAACTGTCACCCAGCGACTGAGACCCCGTCAGAATTCGAGCATATCGCCGCAGATAAGGAAGTTGCCGCGCGATAAGGTCGGATAGAGCCATATGAACGTGTCTCCTGCATTTCAGCCAGCGCCCACAACCAAGAACACCGCATGACGCGGTGGAGCACCAAAAGTGCGCGGAATGTACGGTTTCGACAGGGTTCCCCACAAGAAATTTATTTTTGCAAACCTCGGGAACCAACGCGATTCAGGTGCATTTGAGGATCAGCATTGACATTAGTCTGCCCCCGATAATGTCAGCGTCACTTGACCGGTTTCCGCTCCTCCTCACCCCCCAAAGTGCGGAAACCGGTCAACCACCCCCATATTATCTCCCGTCGTTCCGCTGCTGAGCCCGTACGCGCGCGGCGAACAGAGGAACCATCCGTCCGAACCGCCGTTGGGTTCAGGAAGGTTATCACGAGGAGTTAAGCCATGCACATCCGCACAAACCGTTCCACGCCTCTGGAAGACGGCCGCGACGTGATCATAACGCTTCGCTCCCGCGCAGAGGATATTGCCGAGCGTGGTCTTGCCAAGGCAACAACGCTGGCGGACGAGGCCGGCCGCCGGGCATCCCGGTTGGGGAAGGACACAGCGCGCAAGGTTTCGAAGGGCTCGAAATCCCTCGTTGAGAATGTGCGCGATCATGTGCCCGGCATGAAACCCTCAGGGCTCGCGGCTTCGCCCGCCGCCCGGTTCGTCCGCCGCCACCCCGCCCTGCTCGTTGCCGTCGGGCTGACCGCTGCGACGGTCGGATATCTTGCATGGCGCGCCCAGCAAGACACTGAAGAAACAGACGATTCTTCCGAGGGTTAATGAGCGAAAACCATTCTCTGCCAAATTAAGCGAGAAAGTTTTCGAAGGCCGGAACGAACCCGTCTATAGCTCGTTTACCGGGCAGATCTGGCACCATCAGGCTATTTTAGATGCTGCTAGCCCGGTGGTGCCAGATCCCCTCCTTCGCCTCGGACAGGCTAGGGTCGCGCAGACGCGGGCCGTGACAAAGCCTCGAAGAGCGCCCGCATCCCTAGAAAATCTTGACATCCGCGCCCGCCTTCATCATGGCGCAAGCGGTTGCCCGTGTGATCCAAAAGAGTCACGCGCCCTCTATTCACGGAATTCTGATGCCCTTTGCCGATCTCGGCCTTTCGAACGAATTGCTGCAAGCCGTCGGCGAGGCGGGGTATTCAGAGCCGACTCCGATTCAAGCGCAGGCAATTCCCTCCGTCCTGATGATGCGGGACATCATCGGCATCGCGCAGACCGGCACCGGCAAGACGGCCAGCTTCGTCCTCCCGATGATCGACATTCTGGCTCAGGGCCGCAGCCGCGCCCGGATGCCGCGCAGCCTCATTCTCGAGCCGACGCGCGAACTCGCGGCGCAGGTCGCCGAGAATTTCGAGAAATACGGCAAATACCACAAGCTCTCGATGGCGTTGCTCATCGGTGGCGTCTCGATGGGCGACCAGATCAAGGCGCTCGAAAAGGGTGTCGACGTGCTGATCGCGACGCCTGGTCGCCTGATGGACCTGTTCGAGCGGGGCAACATCCTGCTGACCGGCTGTTCGCTGCTGGTCATCGACGAGGCGGACCGGATGCTCGACATGGGCTTCATCCCCGATATCGAGAACATCTGCACCAAGCTGCCCGCGAACCGGCAGACGCTGCTGTTCTCGGCGACGATGCCGCCGCCGATCAAGAAGCTTTCGGATCGCTTCCTGAGCAATCCCAAGTCCATCGAGGTAGCGCGCCCGGCAACCGCCAGCGCCAACATCACGCAGATGCTCGTGCCTGTCGCCGAGCGGGCCAAGCGCGAGACGCTGCGCTCGCTGCTCCGGAGCGAGAGCGCCGAGAGCGCGATCATCTTCTGCAATCGCAAGACGATGGTGCGGGAGCTGAACAAAAGCCTCAAGCGCCACGGCTTTCGGTCTGGCGAAATCCACGGCGATATCGATCAGGCCGCGCGCATCGCGGAGCTGGATCGCTTCAAGTCCGGCGAGATCAACCTGCTGGTCGCCTCCGACGTTGCCGC
This genomic window contains:
- a CDS encoding CHASE domain-containing protein — its product is MVNWDIGKRAKRRFDSWLREYPRATPIGVFLFSLTLVGASAWSVEVASERTRRAAAVMQAGEIVAALQRQAAASSAYFQATSALFLSADGVSPEFFRDFITRLRQDYDFTGVVAIGWARHATAAELPELTSRMREAGYENFAVNPAPAQSRQPMYIITIVEPNSLANRRVLGFDIHSDARRAAAIDRALRTRSMAATDPVKLKVDENADHNTGIVVLLPVAQNDEGPVNGFIYGAIRVEEFIRAAVKPSLLETGRIEIFDTTPDGQERIFAAGDSERVERPLEQRFSLFDQQWSVRFYPAGEHWLYPLTLVVLVGGVSFSMLLLAYILLVQRRNEDLVALVNAQAEREAERAAFVRELNHRVKNSLSNVTSIIALTRRNATDINSFADNLMERVRALAASHSLLDGAQWGPTDLKALIETQLGSHGHARGRIVSDGPNVLISPNDALSIGLALHELLTNATRYGALSADQGEVHLHWSVGDEKISVSWEERGGPPVVEPVKRGFGLNLIERALAHELGTPIRIDFLSSGLMCTFDIPLRKPKSFQLRRKDGAA
- a CDS encoding response regulator, which produces MALSDLIARQLPYLRRYARILTGSQSLGDSFVRELLEAALADSSLREQISTSRTGLFSAFSRIYASAGAELSMSGGLGSDEGTTASNRLELVTPLARQALLLNAVEDFSESEIAEILDCPEDDVREMIDSALADIDSSSRLNVLIIEDEPLIAFQIEEIVTSIGHVAVGTAATHAQAVALFDQHRPDLVLADIQLADGSSGIDAVNEILGKFSVPVIFITAFPERLLTGERPEPTYLITKPFSDDFVRATIGQVAFFGSTAPLR
- a CDS encoding DEAD/DEAH box helicase; translated protein: MPFADLGLSNELLQAVGEAGYSEPTPIQAQAIPSVLMMRDIIGIAQTGTGKTASFVLPMIDILAQGRSRARMPRSLILEPTRELAAQVAENFEKYGKYHKLSMALLIGGVSMGDQIKALEKGVDVLIATPGRLMDLFERGNILLTGCSLLVIDEADRMLDMGFIPDIENICTKLPANRQTLLFSATMPPPIKKLSDRFLSNPKSIEVARPATASANITQMLVPVAERAKRETLRSLLRSESAESAIIFCNRKTMVRELNKSLKRHGFRSGEIHGDIDQAARIAELDRFKSGEINLLVASDVAARGLDIKGVSHVFNFDAPWHPDDYVHRIGRTGRAGATGKAFTFITNSDAEAVENIEKLIGTKIPRLDMGTQAVDDGEDEGRGRDRRGGAKGASKRPAKAPARRERGADAKGDRETESPAREARPAREDARPAREDRQPQPRRQDARSDAERPKAPQQRNRADQEPDDGWNGPMPDFLSVGFDN